One part of the Oceanihabitans sp. IOP_32 genome encodes these proteins:
- a CDS encoding CHC2 zinc finger domain-containing protein yields MEIKQIKEQLNIETVLNEYGIAINKNKHCKCPFHKDDKPSLRIYSETNTYTCFGCDKTGDVIQFIQDFEKCTKHKALKKATALIGTEEIKPTKATTETQEINYSELFPKFKQSLHRSKKAIAYLEERGIYDVKLEQGFNTSTGLSTGNGTQFKQLKNCIIYPLKDQGNNIVSLYGRNIAKAGTHYYTANRKGLYPNYPTAETKTLILTESVIDSATLLKYTNYQTPALSQVEVLALYGTNGLTEEHTEAVSHLNQLQEIILFFDGDKAGNEAIEKHSKTLNELLPNVIISKVNTPEDEDVNSLVQSHEPTILEHLINDREILFSSIEKKKESESLAVSEVELNTENPEYIIYENGSLQIAVLGGVNLFSLDKLKVTLRITKIVEGRSVSPIYNIRQSNLDLYNDDSVDKFIRKVAERLELGTREIQISIAELINGLEEYRLEQVELQKPNKVESRQLTEKRKQQVIDFLQSKDLLRRTNELIGKTGMVGEENNRFIMFLVFTSRLREQPLHIISLGASGTGKTYLQEKISELIPEEHKLEITALSENALYYFDRTELKNKLVLIEDLDGAQDEKILYAIRELMSKKRISKTIPIKDAKGNLKTVTLQVEGPICLTGTTTKERIYEDNANRSLLIYLDNSKAHKNQIMEYQQNLSAGTINKHKEEEIKTFLQDVQLLLEKVKVRNPFATKLNIPDTVFKPLRTNTHYLSFIETVTFYHQYQRERKKDEQGNYYIETTLEDIEEANKLLKDVLLAKSDELTKACRDFLEILKAYIKREEKESFYAKELRASLRINPKTLSRYLSDLSRYGYIKIIGGNPRSTGYEYEILNSEEYNQLKANIQTALDEALANIKEECLSTPVVPQLS; encoded by the coding sequence ATGGAAATCAAACAAATTAAAGAGCAATTAAACATAGAAACAGTACTAAACGAGTACGGTATTGCAATCAACAAAAACAAGCATTGCAAATGCCCTTTCCATAAAGATGATAAACCCAGTTTAAGAATTTACTCCGAAACCAATACCTATACTTGTTTTGGTTGTGATAAAACGGGAGACGTAATACAATTTATACAAGACTTTGAGAAATGCACCAAACATAAAGCATTAAAAAAAGCAACAGCATTAATCGGTACTGAAGAAATAAAACCAACCAAAGCAACAACAGAAACACAAGAGATTAACTACTCAGAACTCTTTCCAAAATTTAAACAAAGCCTACACAGAAGTAAAAAAGCGATAGCTTATTTAGAAGAAAGAGGAATTTATGATGTGAAGTTAGAGCAAGGATTTAATACTTCGACTGGGCTCAGTACAGGTAATGGCACTCAATTTAAGCAACTCAAAAATTGTATTATTTATCCATTAAAAGACCAGGGTAATAATATCGTAAGCCTTTACGGTAGAAATATAGCCAAAGCAGGAACGCATTATTATACAGCTAACAGAAAAGGTTTGTACCCGAACTATCCTACTGCAGAAACCAAAACACTAATACTTACAGAATCTGTAATTGACAGTGCTACACTTTTAAAATATACCAACTACCAAACACCTGCACTGAGCCAAGTCGAAGTGTTAGCACTTTACGGAACAAACGGACTAACAGAAGAACACACGGAGGCCGTGAGCCATTTAAACCAATTACAAGAAATTATACTCTTTTTTGATGGAGACAAAGCAGGAAATGAAGCGATAGAAAAGCACAGTAAAACCTTAAATGAGCTGTTACCAAACGTAATTATCAGTAAAGTAAATACTCCAGAGGATGAAGATGTAAATAGCTTAGTTCAAAGTCATGAACCAACAATATTAGAGCATCTAATTAATGATAGAGAAATACTTTTTTCTTCAATTGAAAAGAAAAAAGAATCCGAAAGCCTTGCAGTGAGCGAAGTTGAACTGAATACAGAAAATCCAGAGTATATAATTTATGAAAATGGTTCACTTCAAATAGCTGTTTTAGGAGGTGTAAACTTGTTCAGTTTGGATAAACTAAAAGTGACATTACGAATCACTAAAATAGTAGAAGGACGCTCAGTGTCCCCTATTTACAACATCAGGCAAAGCAATTTAGATTTATACAATGATGATTCAGTAGATAAATTCATAAGAAAAGTAGCCGAAAGATTAGAATTAGGAACAAGAGAAATACAGATTTCAATAGCAGAGTTAATAAATGGTTTAGAAGAATACAGATTAGAACAAGTAGAACTACAGAAACCCAACAAAGTCGAAAGTCGACAGCTAACTGAAAAAAGAAAACAACAAGTAATAGACTTTTTACAATCAAAGGATCTACTTCGTAGAACCAATGAACTCATCGGTAAAACTGGAATGGTTGGAGAAGAAAATAACCGTTTTATAATGTTTTTGGTATTTACTTCAAGACTCAGAGAACAGCCTTTGCATATCATCAGCTTAGGAGCTTCTGGAACAGGGAAAACCTACTTGCAAGAAAAGATAAGCGAATTAATCCCCGAAGAGCATAAACTAGAAATTACTGCCTTATCAGAAAATGCACTTTACTACTTTGACCGAACAGAATTAAAAAACAAACTCGTATTAATTGAGGACTTAGACGGAGCGCAAGATGAAAAAATACTGTACGCTATCCGTGAGTTAATGAGTAAAAAACGAATCTCTAAAACAATCCCCATCAAAGATGCTAAGGGAAATCTAAAAACAGTTACCCTCCAAGTTGAAGGTCCAATTTGTTTAACCGGAACAACCACCAAAGAACGCATTTATGAAGATAATGCAAACAGAAGTTTATTGATCTATTTAGACAATTCAAAAGCACATAAAAACCAAATTATGGAATATCAGCAAAATCTATCTGCAGGAACAATAAACAAACACAAAGAAGAAGAAATCAAAACCTTTTTACAAGATGTACAATTGCTATTAGAGAAAGTAAAAGTGCGTAATCCGTTCGCTACTAAGCTTAATATTCCTGATACTGTTTTCAAACCTTTAAGAACCAACACACACTATTTAAGCTTTATAGAAACGGTAACATTCTATCATCAATACCAAAGAGAGCGTAAAAAAGATGAGCAAGGAAACTACTACATAGAAACAACATTGGAAGATATTGAGGAAGCCAATAAACTACTAAAAGATGTGCTACTGGCTAAAAGTGATGAGCTTACAAAAGCGTGTAGAGATTTTTTAGAAATATTAAAAGCATACATCAAAAGAGAAGAAAAAGAGAGTTTCTACGCTAAAGAACTAAGAGCCAGTTTAAGAATAAATCCAAAGACATTGAGCCGATATTTAAGTGATTTATCTCGTTATGGTTATATCAAAATCATTGGCGGAAATCCAAGAAGTACAGGCTATGAATATGAAATCTTAAACAGCGAAGAATACAACCAATTAAAAGCCAATATCCAGACGGCATTAGATGAAGCTTTAGCCAATATTAAAGAAGAGTGTCTCAGTACCCCAGTAGTACCTCAGTTGAGTTAG
- a CDS encoding tyrosine-type recombinase/integrase → MEQIKDFENWLTRLGYAESTIKGYVRLLTNFFNYLNQRKASQKEIENFIKDLHQTKLSRQSIQGHLNVINRYSAFLELTTKEKLTVGKIIVEREIKTERTIFTQEEIQQLFSSIDGHGPSDLMDKAVLSLYYGCGLRSKEGIHLEPKEIDFNKGLIYVKPCKNYQSRYVPMSVKVMRDLKEYQDFSRAVINPNSKYLLVGKQKDKSTGSYLNQRLKNLQKKAGISKKASLHSLRHSIATHLLQQGMELEYIGDF, encoded by the coding sequence ATGGAACAAATTAAAGATTTTGAGAACTGGCTCACAAGGTTAGGTTATGCAGAAAGCACTATCAAAGGATATGTAAGATTATTAACTAATTTTTTCAACTATTTAAATCAAAGAAAAGCTAGTCAAAAGGAGATAGAAAACTTCATAAAAGACCTACACCAAACTAAATTATCAAGACAATCCATTCAAGGACATTTAAACGTAATCAATCGATACAGTGCCTTTTTAGAGCTAACTACAAAAGAGAAATTAACCGTTGGTAAAATCATAGTAGAAAGAGAGATAAAAACCGAGAGAACCATTTTCACACAAGAAGAAATCCAGCAACTTTTTTCTTCAATTGACGGACATGGTCCGAGCGATTTAATGGATAAAGCAGTACTTAGTTTGTATTACGGTTGTGGATTAAGAAGTAAAGAAGGCATCCATTTAGAACCCAAGGAAATTGATTTTAATAAAGGATTAATCTATGTTAAACCATGCAAGAATTATCAAAGTAGATACGTTCCAATGAGCGTGAAAGTAATGCGTGATTTAAAGGAATACCAAGACTTTTCAAGAGCAGTAATTAATCCAAACAGTAAGTATTTATTAGTTGGAAAACAGAAAGACAAAAGCACAGGAAGCTATCTTAATCAAAGGTTAAAAAATCTTCAAAAAAAAGCAGGAATCAGCAAGAAAGCTAGCCTACACAGTTTAAGGCATAGTATCGCTACACATCTTTTACAGCAAGGAATGGAACTAGAATACATTGGAGATTTTTAG
- a CDS encoding REP-associated tyrosine transposase, which yields MSRKYKFHNPTAAYFVSFAVVYWLDVFTRQAYFTILEQAVEYCRKEKGMEVFAYCFMPSHVHLVFKSNNEDPSGLLRDFKGFTAKKTIKAIEENPQESRKEWLLWMMESAGKKKSNVSKRQFWQQHNKPIELWSGKVIKQKIDYIHNNPVEQGFVTNPIDWKYSSARNYADDETVLKIDNKNMHLGMMEQ from the coding sequence ATGAGTAGAAAATACAAGTTCCATAATCCAACAGCCGCATACTTTGTGAGCTTTGCTGTAGTGTATTGGTTAGATGTTTTCACAAGACAAGCTTATTTTACAATCTTGGAGCAAGCTGTTGAATATTGCAGAAAAGAAAAAGGCATGGAAGTTTTTGCTTATTGTTTTATGCCAAGTCATGTGCACTTGGTATTTAAATCCAACAACGAAGACCCATCAGGTTTATTAAGAGATTTTAAAGGATTTACCGCTAAAAAAACAATAAAAGCAATAGAAGAAAACCCTCAAGAAAGCAGAAAAGAATGGTTGCTTTGGATGATGGAAAGCGCAGGAAAAAAGAAAAGTAATGTTAGCAAAAGACAGTTTTGGCAACAACATAACAAACCTATTGAACTATGGAGTGGTAAAGTGATAAAACAAAAAATAGACTACATTCACAACAATCCAGTAGAACAAGGTTTTGTAACCAACCCTATAGATTGGAAATATAGTAGTGCCAGAAATTATGCCGATGATGAAACCGTATTAAAAATAGACAATAAAAACATGCATTTAGGAATGATGGAGCAATGA
- a CDS encoding bacteriocin immunity protein has protein sequence MTREELEILVKNIVEINGKSEKEIDGMIEKLKSNVPHPSVTDLIYYENLTPKEIVEKALSYKPIQL, from the coding sequence ATGACTAGAGAAGAATTAGAAATATTAGTAAAAAATATTGTTGAAATAAATGGTAAATCGGAAAAGGAAATAGATGGTATGATTGAAAAACTCAAATCAAATGTTCCTCATCCTTCTGTTACTGATTTGATTTATTATGAAAATCTAACACCAAAAGAAATTGTGGAAAAAGCACTGTCATACAAGCCTATTCAACTCTAA
- a CDS encoding PKD domain-containing protein, with amino-acid sequence MMHKLSKTNIKLSIIALGLLLTALIFTSCYKETALPVEAGFSTVFVESNQSVPVQVFIKNQSVGADNYNWTFEGAEPESYSKENPGTIVYKTPGTYTMTLTASNIDGSTDTATKSITVFDAIAINFSTEIIDSNYPPVEVALTNTTNGVGLTYKWTFEGGTPATSTEHNPPNVTFETPGDHSITLEVSNGFESFLESTIINVAPHIEAIFDWEVDYFDDDYQAPVSITMTNSTISATDYSWTFPNGTPATSTEKTPTVTFNTPGIYTIVLETDNGKRTSRATKNISILPNTNIRTFTNVELGINTAHNNNVKGAFFSTTLRKVFMANEVTSEHSAEIDIAFFGLNNSFSFNKFIAPDIAGTNGFAPLPNATHTKFINSQEICGCPASLTATEFDSMTDDTLLNALTITETNNGLLAFNDSVLPRIVLFETQDNRKGAIKIKDFVDNGLNSYIVCDIKVQK; translated from the coding sequence ATGATGCATAAACTTTCAAAAACAAATATTAAGCTTTCAATTATCGCTTTAGGTCTTTTACTTACAGCCTTAATTTTTACAAGCTGTTATAAGGAAACTGCTTTACCTGTAGAAGCTGGTTTTAGCACCGTTTTTGTAGAGTCCAATCAATCTGTACCCGTTCAAGTATTTATTAAAAATCAATCGGTTGGAGCAGATAATTACAATTGGACTTTTGAAGGTGCAGAACCTGAAAGTTATTCAAAGGAAAACCCTGGCACCATTGTCTATAAAACCCCTGGCACCTATACCATGACCTTAACAGCTTCAAATATAGATGGAAGCACCGATACTGCCACAAAGTCGATTACCGTCTTTGATGCCATTGCCATTAATTTTTCAACAGAAATAATAGATAGTAACTATCCCCCAGTAGAAGTAGCACTAACAAACACCACCAACGGTGTTGGCTTAACTTATAAGTGGACTTTTGAAGGAGGCACACCAGCGACATCAACAGAACATAATCCTCCAAATGTAACTTTTGAAACTCCGGGCGATCATTCGATTACTTTAGAGGTCTCCAATGGGTTTGAATCTTTTTTAGAAAGCACGATTATTAATGTAGCACCCCATATTGAAGCTATATTTGATTGGGAGGTTGATTATTTTGATGATGATTACCAAGCTCCCGTAAGTATTACCATGACAAACTCAACCATAAGTGCTACGGATTACTCTTGGACATTTCCTAATGGTACACCGGCAACATCAACAGAAAAAACACCAACCGTAACTTTTAATACACCTGGTATTTACACTATTGTTTTAGAAACCGATAATGGAAAACGAACAAGCAGAGCAACTAAAAATATTAGCATTTTACCCAACACCAATATAAGAACCTTTACCAATGTAGAATTAGGCATTAATACCGCACATAACAACAATGTTAAAGGGGCATTTTTTTCAACAACTTTACGAAAGGTGTTTATGGCCAATGAAGTGACATCAGAACATAGTGCCGAGATTGATATAGCTTTTTTTGGGCTCAACAACAGTTTTAGTTTTAATAAATTTATAGCACCAGACATAGCAGGCACTAATGGTTTTGCACCCCTACCAAATGCCACACACACCAAATTTATTAACTCGCAAGAAATTTGCGGTTGCCCTGCAAGTTTAACCGCTACCGAGTTTGATAGCATGACAGACGATACTTTATTAAACGCATTAACCATTACAGAAACCAATAATGGCTTACTAGCATTTAATGATAGTGTGTTACCCCGAATCGTGCTTTTCGAAACACAAGACAACCGTAAAGGGGCTATAAAAATAAAAGATTTTGTTGATAATGGACTTAACTCCTATATTGTTTGCGATATTAAAGTGCAGAAATAA
- a CDS encoding helix-turn-helix domain-containing protein, protein MFCNLLVMNIGKQIADLRKQKGVSRDELGKEVGTSGAVIGRYEREEITPSVEIANKIAKALGVSLDYLVGNTDLELTDKLMNRIKEVARMTEKDKDYVYTLIDAFIAKNKLKGLV, encoded by the coding sequence GTGTTTTGTAATCTTTTAGTTATGAATATTGGCAAACAAATAGCAGACTTACGCAAACAGAAAGGTGTTAGCAGAGATGAACTCGGTAAAGAAGTGGGAACTTCTGGAGCTGTTATTGGCAGATACGAACGTGAAGAGATTACTCCTTCTGTTGAAATTGCCAATAAAATAGCCAAAGCTCTTGGGGTTTCTTTGGATTACTTGGTTGGAAACACTGATTTAGAGCTTACTGATAAACTAATGAACAGAATTAAAGAGGTAGCTCGTATGACCGAGAAAGACAAGGATTACGTATATACTTTAATTGATGCATTTATTGCTAAAAACAAACTTAAAGGGTTAGTCTAA
- a CDS encoding T9SS type A sorting domain-containing protein, translating into MKKIFFVSFILFASISNSQEKYQIEFYNLNYRINKGVKNSTNSNINIKIHFDDGTEETLYFRPIRNRGDNEVNYKIDPIIIRNKRPTKISCYVHVNFRTGTDANSTKNITINPPCNEGFFDEGYSPRMTNVSFNYKVHPLLSLKHPPNTLIGFNDAFTFSTKDDSLGFPTSFYNWQYQIVASGSPLPNGWFDMPYSTQGDANPTIVPSTFINKVHIGKRIYLRVVSCNYYTSNETIFYELTRSAPHINSAQPKKTTCYNAIDGSVNFNFDRDLLNGENFNISLTNTTLNTDHSEENIENDIINRNYKINNLPPGTYVAQVFGGDIIGYGGVPWNTYVESAAHKATFNITKPSPVEFTATHTNVNCNEGSDGSITIKATGGTGNYKYVINEQAPLAFSNGSTHIETGLPNGSYTIKVLDSNDCLAQKISRDSNDNIIGSQGVLTETILITQPDEPVSVEFPLDGVQEPTAFGFSNGSITAKINGGTKFLDDSYSFTWKYFDSQTATWINWSTFNYDFDTTTKDWFIILKNAKAGDYKLTVTDANYTNATNTAGCTIIDAPFTLKQPPLLELEIIETKAISCNNTNTFGNPWSDGELTAIATGGVPFNPLINGEHAYRYIWKKKDSTGVYKVISGEISKVLSNIDVGDYAVNIIDANGITIGTSLNNVVTPVDVLTTIKQPDLLEVTLKKEDVSCVSGNDGSATVSITGGIPPYTIQWANGQNTATATGLTANNHVVYVTDARGCMATGNITIDQPNGIQIETLKKTLPTCYGGNDGSIELQITGGELPYTYSWSTGEATTSIQNLSEGIYTFKLTDANGCVAFKEIVLEDPNKIEIDLDADRTLCKNQYYNLDASIDDPHATYLWTSNNGFSSTNAQISVTEAGIYEVTATTALGCTATDSVIITTDDIEIDVEFLLSSQAYVEEDVILFNVSDPLGENSNWDIPKNVTIVNQTKTSITLRFPEANTYKIGLTSTQGSCYANQYKNIVVEDRIGLPSSGDAKNPFIEAFSLTPNPNTGQFQIVIHLTESSPIAIRVFDVHGGFVLEHLTQHTAKDYTIPMQVSLQAGVYFVVLETAKETQVKRMIAK; encoded by the coding sequence ATGAAAAAAATTTTTTTTGTTTCCTTTATATTATTTGCTTCTATTTCTAATTCTCAAGAGAAATATCAAATAGAATTCTATAATTTAAATTACAGAATAAATAAAGGTGTAAAAAACAGTACAAATTCTAATATTAATATTAAAATACATTTTGATGATGGTACTGAAGAGACTTTATATTTTCGACCAATTAGAAATAGAGGAGACAATGAAGTTAATTATAAGATTGATCCAATTATTATTAGAAATAAAAGGCCAACCAAAATTAGTTGTTATGTTCATGTAAATTTTAGAACAGGAACAGATGCAAATTCCACTAAAAATATCACAATAAACCCACCATGTAATGAAGGTTTCTTTGATGAAGGTTATTCCCCAAGAATGACAAATGTGAGTTTTAATTATAAAGTACATCCTCTCTTATCCTTAAAACACCCTCCAAATACTTTAATTGGTTTTAACGATGCGTTTACCTTTTCTACCAAAGATGATTCATTAGGTTTTCCAACTTCATTTTACAATTGGCAATATCAAATAGTTGCGAGTGGCTCACCTTTGCCAAATGGTTGGTTTGACATGCCCTACAGCACTCAAGGTGATGCAAACCCTACTATAGTTCCATCTACATTTATAAATAAGGTTCATATTGGAAAACGTATATATTTAAGAGTGGTTTCTTGTAATTACTATACTTCTAATGAAACTATATTTTATGAATTAACCAGATCTGCCCCTCATATCAATAGTGCACAGCCTAAAAAAACAACATGTTATAATGCAATAGATGGAAGTGTAAATTTTAATTTTGATAGAGATTTATTAAATGGAGAGAATTTTAATATTAGCTTAACAAATACTACTTTAAATACAGACCATTCTGAAGAAAATATAGAAAACGATATTATAAATAGAAACTATAAAATTAATAATTTACCTCCAGGGACTTATGTTGCCCAAGTATTTGGGGGAGATATTATTGGCTACGGCGGTGTTCCGTGGAATACTTATGTAGAGTCCGCTGCTCATAAAGCTACTTTCAATATCACAAAACCATCTCCAGTAGAATTTACAGCAACACATACCAATGTTAACTGCAATGAAGGAAGCGATGGGTCTATAACCATAAAAGCTACAGGTGGCACAGGAAATTATAAGTATGTTATTAATGAACAAGCGCCTTTAGCGTTTTCAAATGGCAGTACGCACATAGAAACAGGATTGCCAAATGGATCGTACACCATTAAAGTCCTAGACTCTAATGATTGTTTAGCTCAAAAAATCAGTCGCGACAGTAACGATAATATTATTGGCTCACAGGGCGTTTTAACAGAAACCATCTTAATTACCCAACCCGATGAACCTGTTAGCGTAGAGTTTCCGCTTGATGGTGTTCAAGAACCCACAGCCTTCGGGTTTTCCAATGGAAGCATCACCGCTAAAATAAATGGTGGCACAAAATTTCTTGATGACAGCTATAGTTTCACATGGAAATATTTTGATTCCCAAACAGCAACATGGATTAATTGGTCTACATTTAATTACGATTTTGATACAACAACAAAAGATTGGTTTATCATTTTAAAAAATGCAAAAGCTGGAGACTACAAGCTAACCGTTACCGATGCTAACTATACAAACGCAACAAACACAGCAGGTTGTACCATTATTGATGCACCGTTTACCTTAAAACAACCGCCCTTACTAGAATTAGAAATTATAGAAACCAAAGCCATCTCTTGTAATAATACCAATACCTTTGGAAACCCTTGGAGCGATGGCGAGTTAACAGCTATAGCTACTGGAGGGGTACCATTTAACCCACTAATTAACGGAGAGCACGCCTATAGATATATATGGAAAAAGAAGGATTCCACAGGAGTTTATAAGGTAATTAGTGGAGAAATAAGCAAGGTACTATCCAACATCGATGTTGGCGATTACGCTGTAAATATTATAGATGCTAATGGCATAACTATAGGCACCTCATTAAATAATGTAGTGACTCCTGTAGATGTTTTAACCACTATAAAACAGCCTGATTTATTAGAAGTTACACTAAAAAAAGAAGATGTGTCTTGTGTTTCAGGTAACGATGGCTCAGCAACAGTAAGCATTACGGGAGGAATCCCTCCTTATACCATCCAGTGGGCCAATGGCCAAAACACAGCAACCGCCACAGGATTAACAGCTAACAATCATGTCGTATATGTAACAGATGCCCGTGGTTGTATGGCTACTGGTAATATTACTATTGATCAACCAAATGGAATACAGATTGAAACACTTAAAAAAACTCTTCCTACGTGCTACGGAGGTAATGATGGTAGCATAGAATTGCAAATCACTGGCGGAGAATTGCCATATACCTATTCTTGGAGTACTGGAGAAGCCACCACAAGCATACAAAACCTATCTGAAGGGATCTATACATTTAAATTAACAGATGCTAACGGATGTGTTGCCTTTAAAGAAATTGTTTTGGAAGATCCAAACAAAATCGAAATCGACTTGGATGCCGACAGAACTTTATGTAAAAATCAATACTATAATTTAGATGCTAGCATCGACGATCCTCATGCCACGTATCTATGGACGTCTAACAATGGTTTTAGTTCTACAAATGCTCAAATTAGTGTTACAGAAGCTGGGATTTATGAGGTTACAGCAACAACAGCTTTAGGCTGTACAGCAACAGATAGTGTAATAATAACAACAGACGACATAGAAATAGATGTTGAGTTTTTATTAAGTTCTCAAGCCTATGTAGAGGAGGATGTTATTTTATTTAATGTAAGTGACCCTTTAGGAGAAAACTCTAATTGGGACATCCCTAAAAATGTCACAATTGTTAACCAAACCAAAACTTCCATTACATTGCGTTTCCCAGAAGCAAACACTTATAAAATAGGACTCACATCTACTCAAGGCAGTTGTTATGCCAACCAGTACAAAAATATTGTGGTAGAGGATCGCATTGGCCTACCAAGCTCTGGTGATGCCAAGAATCCATTTATTGAAGCATTTAGCCTTACACCAAATCCAAATACAGGACAGTTTCAAATTGTTATCCATCTCACTGAATCTAGTCCAATAGCCATTCGTGTTTTTGATGTACATGGCGGTTTTGTTTTAGAGCATCTCACACAACATACCGCTAAGGATTATACCATTCCAATGCAGGTTTCTTTGCAAGCAGGTGTTTATTTTGTGGTATTAGAAACGGCCAAAGAAACACAAGTTAAACGTATGATAGCTAAATGA